Proteins from one Escherichia coli genomic window:
- the zapG gene encoding Z-ring associated protein ZapG, with amino-acid sequence MTWEYALIGLVVGIIIGAVAMRFGNRKLRQQQALQYELEKNKAELDEYREELVSHFARSAELLDTMAHDYRQLYQHMAKSSSSLLPELSAEANPFRNRLAESEASNDQAPVQMPRDYSEGASGLLRTGAKRD; translated from the coding sequence ATGACCTGGGAATATGCGCTAATTGGGTTAGTCGTCGGCATCATTATTGGTGCTGTGGCCATGCGTTTTGGTAATCGTAAACTACGCCAGCAACAGGCGTTGCAGTACGAACTGGAAAAGAATAAAGCTGAACTGGACGAGTATCGCGAAGAGCTGGTTAGCCACTTTGCCCGCAGCGCGGAATTACTGGATACCATGGCGCACGACTATCGCCAGCTATATCAACACATGGCGAAAAGCTCCAGCAGTCTGCTGCCGGAACTGTCTGCTGAAGCAAACCCGTTCCGTAATCGTCTGGCTGAGTCTGAAGCCAGCAACGATCAGGCACCGGTGCAAATGCCACGCGACTATTCTGAAGGCGCGTCAGGCCTGCTGCGTACTGGCGCGAAGCGCGACTAA
- the degQ gene encoding serine endoprotease DegQ: MKKQTQLLSALALSVGLTLSASFQAVASIPGQVADQAPLPSLAPMLEKVLPAVVSVRVEGTASQGQKIPEEFKKFFGDDLPDQPAQPFEGLGSGVIINASKGYVLTNNHVINQAQKISIQLNDGREFDAKLIGSDDQSDIALLQIQNPSKLTQIAIADSDKLRVGDFAVAVGNPFGLGQTATSGIVSALGRSGLNLEGLENFIQTDASINRGNSGGALLNLNGELIGINTAILAPGGGSVGIGFAIPSNMARTLAQQLIDFGEIKRGLLGIKGTEMSADIAKAFNLDVQRGAFVSEVLPGSGSAKAGVKAGDIITSLNGKQLNSFAELRSRIATTEPGTKVKLGLLRNGKPLEVEVTLDTSTSSSASAEMITPALEGATLSDGQLKDGGKGIKIDEVVKGSPAAQAGLQKDDVIIGVNRDRVNSIAEMRKVLAAKPAIIALQIVRGNESIYLLMR, from the coding sequence ATGAAAAAACAAACCCAGCTGTTGAGTGCATTAGCGTTAAGTGTCGGGTTAACTCTCTCGGCGTCATTTCAGGCCGTTGCGTCGATTCCAGGCCAGGTTGCCGATCAGGCCCCTCTCCCCAGTCTGGCCCCAATGCTGGAAAAAGTGCTTCCGGCAGTGGTGAGCGTACGGGTGGAAGGAACGGCCAGTCAGGGACAGAAAATCCCGGAAGAATTCAAAAAGTTTTTTGGTGATGATTTACCGGATCAACCTGCACAACCCTTCGAAGGTTTAGGCTCCGGTGTCATCATCAACGCCAGTAAAGGCTATGTGCTGACTAACAACCATGTGATTAATCAGGCACAGAAAATCAGTATTCAGCTCAATGATGGGCGCGAGTTTGATGCAAAACTGATTGGTAGCGATGACCAGAGCGATATCGCCCTGTTGCAAATTCAAAACCCGAGCAAATTAACGCAAATCGCTATTGCCGACTCCGATAAATTGCGCGTCGGTGATTTTGCCGTGGCGGTCGGTAACCCATTTGGCCTTGGGCAAACCGCCACCTCTGGCATTGTTTCCGCATTAGGCCGCAGCGGGTTGAATCTTGAAGGTCTTGAAAACTTTATCCAGACAGATGCTTCCATTAACCGCGGTAACTCCGGCGGTGCACTGTTAAACCTTAACGGTGAGTTAATTGGCATCAACACTGCAATCCTTGCGCCTGGCGGTGGGAGCGTCGGGATTGGATTTGCCATCCCCAGTAATATGGCGCGAACACTGGCGCAGCAGCTTATCGACTTTGGTGAAATCAAACGCGGTCTGTTAGGCATCAAAGGCACAGAGATGAGTGCCGATATCGCCAAAGCCTTCAACCTTGACGTACAGCGTGGCGCGTTTGTCAGCGAAGTGCTGCCAGGTTCTGGCTCGGCAAAAGCGGGCGTCAAAGCGGGTGATATTATTACCAGCCTCAACGGCAAACAACTGAATAGCTTTGCTGAGTTGCGCTCTCGTATCGCAACCACCGAGCCGGGCACGAAAGTAAAGCTCGGCCTGCTGCGTAATGGCAAACCACTGGAAGTAGAAGTGACGCTCGATACCAGTACCTCTTCGTCAGCCAGTGCTGAAATGATCACGCCAGCGCTGGAAGGTGCAACGTTGAGCGATGGTCAGCTAAAAGATGGCGGCAAAGGCATTAAGATCGATGAAGTAGTCAAAGGTAGCCCAGCCGCTCAGGCTGGTTTGCAAAAAGACGATGTGATCATTGGCGTCAACCGCGATCGGGTGAACTCGATTGCTGAAATGCGTAAAGTGCTGGCGGCAAAACCGGCCATCATCGCCCTGCAAATTGTACGCGGCAATGAAAGCATCTATTTGCTGATGCGTTAA
- the mdh gene encoding malate dehydrogenase, with product MKVAVLGAAGGIGQALALLLKTQLPSGSELSLYDIAPVTPGVAVDLSHIPTAVKIKGFSGEDATPALEGADVVLISAGVARKPGMDRSDLFNVNAGIVKNLVQQVAKTCPKACIGIITNPVNTTVAIAAEVLKKAGVYDKNKLFGVTTLDIIRSNTFVAELKGKQPGEVEVPVIGGHSGVTILPLLSQVPGVSFTEQEVADLTKRIQNAGTEVVEAKAGGGSATLSMGQAAARFGLSLVRALQGEQGVVECAYVEGDGQYARFFSQPLLLGKNGVEERKSIGTLSAFEQNALEGMLDTLKKDIALGEEFVNK from the coding sequence ATGAAAGTCGCAGTCCTCGGCGCTGCTGGCGGTATTGGCCAGGCGCTTGCACTACTGTTAAAAACCCAACTGCCTTCAGGTTCAGAACTCTCTCTGTATGATATCGCTCCAGTGACTCCCGGTGTGGCTGTCGATCTGAGCCATATCCCTACTGCTGTGAAAATCAAAGGTTTTTCTGGTGAAGATGCGACTCCGGCGCTGGAAGGCGCAGATGTCGTTCTTATCTCTGCAGGTGTAGCGCGTAAACCGGGTATGGATCGTTCCGACCTGTTTAACGTTAACGCCGGCATCGTGAAAAATCTGGTACAGCAAGTTGCGAAAACCTGCCCAAAAGCGTGCATTGGTATTATCACTAACCCGGTTAACACCACAGTTGCGATTGCTGCTGAAGTGCTGAAAAAAGCCGGTGTTTATGACAAAAACAAACTGTTCGGCGTTACCACGCTGGATATCATTCGTTCCAACACCTTTGTTGCGGAACTGAAAGGCAAACAGCCAGGCGAAGTTGAAGTGCCGGTTATTGGTGGTCACTCTGGTGTTACCATTCTGCCGCTGCTGTCACAGGTTCCTGGCGTTAGTTTTACTGAGCAGGAAGTGGCTGATCTGACCAAACGTATCCAGAACGCGGGTACTGAGGTGGTTGAAGCGAAAGCCGGTGGCGGGTCTGCAACCCTGTCTATGGGCCAGGCAGCTGCACGTTTTGGTCTGTCTCTGGTTCGCGCACTACAGGGCGAACAAGGCGTTGTCGAATGTGCCTACGTTGAAGGCGACGGTCAGTACGCACGTTTCTTCTCTCAACCGCTGCTGCTGGGTAAAAACGGCGTGGAAGAGCGTAAATCTATCGGCACCCTGAGCGCATTTGAACAGAACGCGCTGGAAGGTATGCTGGATACGCTGAAGAAAGATATCGCCCTGGGCGAAGAGTTCGTTAATAAGTAA
- the sspA gene encoding stringent starvation protein SspA, with amino-acid sequence MAVAANKRSVMTLFSGPTDIYSHQVRIVLAEKGVSFEIEHVEKDNPPQDLIDLNPNQSVPTLVDRELTLWESRIIMEYLDERFPHPPLMPVYPVARGESRLYMHRIEKDWYTLMNTIINGSASEADAARKQLREELLAIAPVFGQKPYFLSDEFSLVDCYLAPLLWRLPQLGIEFSGPGAKELKGYMTRVFERDSFLASLTEAEREMRLGRS; translated from the coding sequence ATGGCTGTCGCTGCCAACAAACGTTCGGTAATGACGCTGTTTTCCGGTCCTACTGACATCTATAGCCATCAGGTCCGCATTGTGCTGGCTGAGAAAGGTGTAAGTTTCGAGATCGAACACGTGGAAAAGGACAATCCGCCTCAGGATCTGATTGACCTCAACCCGAATCAGAGCGTTCCGACCCTGGTGGATCGTGAGCTGACCCTGTGGGAATCTCGCATCATTATGGAATATCTGGATGAGCGTTTCCCGCATCCGCCACTGATGCCTGTTTACCCGGTAGCTCGCGGTGAAAGCCGTCTGTACATGCATCGCATCGAAAAAGACTGGTACACGCTGATGAACACCATCATCAACGGTTCAGCTTCTGAAGCAGATGCCGCACGTAAGCAACTGCGCGAAGAACTGCTGGCGATTGCGCCGGTCTTCGGTCAGAAGCCGTACTTCCTGAGCGATGAGTTCAGCCTGGTCGATTGCTACCTTGCTCCGCTGCTGTGGCGTCTGCCGCAACTGGGCATCGAGTTCAGCGGTCCGGGTGCGAAAGAGCTGAAAGGCTATATGACCCGCGTCTTTGAACGTGACTCTTTCCTTGCTTCTTTAACTGAAGCAGAACGTGAAATGCGTCTGGGCCGGAGTTAA
- the rplM gene encoding 50S ribosomal protein L13 — protein MKTFTAKPETVKRDWYVVDATGKTLGRLATELARRLRGKHKAEYTPHVDTGDYIIVLNADKVAVTGNKRTDKVYYHHTGHIGGIKQATFEEMIARRPERVIEIAVKGMLPKGPLGRAMFRKLKVYAGNEHNHAAQQPQVLDI, from the coding sequence ATGAAAACTTTTACAGCTAAACCAGAAACCGTAAAACGCGACTGGTATGTTGTTGACGCGACCGGTAAAACTCTGGGCCGTCTGGCTACTGAACTGGCTCGTCGCCTGCGCGGTAAGCACAAAGCGGAATACACTCCGCACGTAGATACCGGTGATTACATCATCGTTCTGAACGCTGACAAAGTTGCTGTAACCGGCAACAAGCGTACTGACAAAGTGTACTATCACCACACCGGCCACATCGGTGGTATCAAACAAGCGACCTTTGAAGAGATGATTGCTCGCCGTCCTGAGCGTGTGATTGAAATCGCGGTTAAAGGCATGTTGCCAAAAGGCCCGCTGGGTCGTGCTATGTTCCGTAAACTGAAAGTTTACGCGGGTAACGAGCACAACCACGCGGCACAGCAACCGCAAGTTCTTGACATCTAA
- the rpsI gene encoding 30S ribosomal protein S9 has product MAENQYYGTGRRKSSAARVFIKPGNGKIVINQRSLEQYFGRETARMVVRQPLELVDMVEKLDLYITVKGGGISGQAGAIRHGITRALMEYDESLRSELRKAGFVTRDARQVERKKVGLRKARRRPQFSKR; this is encoded by the coding sequence ATGGCTGAAAATCAATACTACGGCACTGGTCGCCGCAAAAGTTCCGCAGCTCGCGTTTTCATCAAACCGGGCAACGGTAAAATCGTAATCAACCAACGTTCTCTGGAACAGTACTTCGGTCGTGAAACTGCCCGCATGGTAGTTCGTCAGCCGCTGGAACTGGTCGACATGGTTGAGAAACTGGACCTGTACATCACCGTTAAAGGTGGTGGTATCTCTGGTCAGGCTGGTGCGATCCGTCACGGTATCACCCGCGCTCTGATGGAATACGACGAGTCCCTGCGTTCTGAACTGCGTAAAGCTGGCTTCGTTACTCGTGACGCTCGTCAGGTTGAACGTAAGAAAGTCGGTCTGCGTAAAGCACGTCGTCGTCCGCAGTTCTCCAAACGTTAA
- the nanR gene encoding transcriptional regulator NanR yields the protein MGLMNAFDSQTEDSSPAIGRNLRSRPLARKKLSEMVEEELEQMIRRREFGEGEQLPSERELMAFFNVGRPSVREALAALKRKGLVQINNGERARVSRPSADTIIGELSGMAKDFLSHPGGIAHFEQLRLFFESSLVRYAAEHATDEQIDLLAKALEINSQSLDNNAAFIRSDVDFHRVLAEIPGNPIFMAIHVALLDWLIAARPTVADQALHEHNNVSYQQHIAIVDAIRRHDPDEADRALQSHLNSVSATWHAFGQTTHKKK from the coding sequence ATGGGCCTTATGAACGCATTTGATTCGCAAACCGAAGATTCTTCACCTGCAATTGGTCGCAACTTGCGCAGCCGCCCGCTGGCGCGTAAAAAACTCTCCGAAATGGTGGAAGAAGAGCTGGAGCAGATGATCCGCCGCCGTGAATTTGGCGAAGGTGAACAATTACCGTCTGAACGCGAACTGATGGCGTTCTTTAACGTCGGGCGACCTTCGGTGCGTGAAGCGCTGGCAGCATTAAAACGAAAAGGTCTGGTGCAAATAAACAATGGAGAACGCGCCCGCGTCTCGCGTCCTTCGGCGGACACCATCATCGGCGAGCTTTCCGGCATGGCGAAAGATTTCCTTTCTCATCCTGGCGGGATTGCCCATTTCGAACAATTACGTCTGTTCTTTGAATCCAGCCTGGTGCGCTATGCGGCTGAACACGCCACCGATGAGCAAATCGATTTGCTGGCAAAAGCACTGGAAATCAACAGTCAGTCGCTGGATAACAACGCGGCATTCATTCGTTCAGACGTTGATTTCCACCGCGTGCTGGCGGAGATCCCCGGTAACCCAATCTTCATGGCGATCCACGTTGCCCTGCTCGACTGGCTGATCGCCGCACGTCCAACCGTGGCTGATCAGGCTCTGCACGAGCATAACAACGTTAGCTATCAACAGCATATTGCGATCGTTGATGCGATCCGCCGCCACGATCCCGATGAAGCCGATCGCGCGTTGCAATCGCATCTCAACAGCGTCTCTGCTACCTGGCACGCCTTCGGTCAGACCACCCACAAAAAGAAATAA
- the yhcN gene encoding peroxide/acid stress response protein YhcN, translating to MKIKTTVAALSVLSVLSFGAFAADSIDAAQAQNREAIGTVSVSGVASSPMDMREMLNKKAEEKGATAYQITEARSGDTWHATAELYK from the coding sequence ATGAAAATCAAAACCACTGTTGCTGCATTAAGCGTACTTTCTGTTCTCTCTTTCGGTGCATTCGCTGCCGACTCCATTGATGCTGCACAAGCACAAAATCGTGAAGCAATCGGGACCGTATCCGTAAGTGGTGTGGCGTCTTCGCCAATGGATATGCGTGAAATGCTGAACAAAAAAGCGGAAGAGAAAGGCGCAACGGCCTACCAGATTACTGAAGCTCGTAGCGGTGACACCTGGCACGCTACGGCTGAACTGTACAAATAA
- the nanA gene encoding N-acetylneuraminate lyase, protein MATNLRGVMAALLTPFDQQQALDKASLRRLVQFNIQQGIDGLYVGGSTGEAFVQSLSEREQVLEIVAEEAKGKIKLIAHVGCVSTAESQQLASSAKRYGFDAVSAVTPFYYPFSFEEHCDHYRAIIDSADGLPMVVYNIPALSGVKLTLDQINTLVTLPGVGALKQTSGDLYQMEQIRREHPDLVLYNGYDEIFASGLLAGADGGIGSTYNIMGWRYQGIVKALKEGDIQTAQKLQTECNKVIDLLIKTGVFRGLKTVLHYMDVVSVPLCRKPFGPVDEKYLPELKALAQQLMQERG, encoded by the coding sequence ATGGCAACGAATTTACGTGGCGTAATGGCCGCACTCCTGACTCCTTTTGATCAACAACAAGCACTGGATAAAGCGAGTCTGCGTCGCCTGGTTCAGTTCAATATTCAGCAGGGCATCGACGGTTTATACGTGGGTGGTTCAACCGGCGAAGCCTTTGTACAAAGCCTTTCCGAGCGTGAACAGGTACTGGAAATCGTCGCCGAAGAGGCGAAAGGCAAGATTAAACTCATCGCTCATGTAGGTTGCGTCAGCACTGCTGAAAGCCAACAGCTTGCATCTTCAGCCAAACGTTATGGCTTCGATGCCGTCTCCGCCGTCACGCCGTTCTACTACCCTTTCAGCTTTGAAGAACACTGCGATCACTATCGGGCAATTATTGATTCGGCGGATGGGTTGCCGATGGTGGTGTACAACATTCCGGCGTTAAGCGGCGTTAAACTGACCCTGGATCAGATTAACACTCTGGTTACGTTGCCTGGTGTCGGCGCGCTGAAACAGACCTCTGGCGATCTCTATCAGATGGAGCAGATCCGTCGTGAACATCCGGATCTGGTGCTCTATAACGGTTACGACGAAATCTTTGCTTCTGGTTTGTTGGCGGGCGCTGATGGTGGTATCGGCAGTACTTACAACATTATGGGCTGGCGTTATCAGGGTATCGTGAAGGCGCTGAAAGAAGGCGATATCCAGACCGCGCAGAAGCTGCAAACCGAATGTAATAAAGTCATTGATTTACTGATCAAAACGGGCGTATTCCGCGGCCTGAAAACGGTCCTGCACTATATGGATGTCGTTTCTGTGCCGCTGTGCCGCAAACCGTTTGGTCCGGTCGATGAAAAATATCTGCCAGAACTGAAGGCGCTAGCCCAGCAGTTGATGCAAGAGCGCGGGTGA
- the yhcO gene encoding barstar family protein — translation MNIYTFDFDEIESQEDFYRDFSQTFGLAKDKVRDLDSLWDVLMNDVLPLPLEIEFVHLGEKTRRRFGALILLFDEAEEELEGHLRFNVRH, via the coding sequence ATGAATATTTATACCTTTGATTTTGATGAGATTGAGAGTCAGGAGGATTTTTATCGCGACTTTAGCCAAACCTTTGGTCTGGCAAAAGATAAAGTACGCGATCTCGACTCTCTATGGGATGTGTTAATGAACGATGTCCTGCCGCTACCACTTGAGATTGAATTTGTTCATCTGGGAGAGAAAACGCGTCGCCGTTTTGGCGCGTTAATATTGCTGTTTGATGAGGCAGAGGAAGAGCTGGAAGGGCATTTGCGTTTTAATGTTCGTCATTAG
- the sspB gene encoding ClpXP protease specificity-enhancing factor translates to MDLSQLTPRRPYLLRAFYEWLLDNQLTPHLVVDVTLPGVQVPMEYARDGQIVLNIAPRAVGNLELANDEVRFNARFGGIPRQVSVPLAAVLAIYARENGAGTMFEPEAAYDEDASIMNDEEASADNETVMSVIDGDKPDHDDDTHPDDEPPQPPRGGRPALRVVK, encoded by the coding sequence ATGGATTTGTCACAGCTAACACCACGTCGTCCCTATCTGCTGCGTGCATTCTATGAGTGGTTGCTGGATAACCAGCTCACGCCGCACCTGGTGGTGGATGTGACGCTCCCTGGCGTGCAGGTTCCTATGGAATATGCGCGTGACGGGCAAATCGTACTCAACATTGCGCCGCGTGCTGTCGGCAATCTGGAACTGGCGAATGATGAGGTGCGCTTTAACGCGCGCTTTGGTGGCATTCCGCGTCAGGTTTCTGTGCCGCTGGCTGCCGTGCTGGCTATCTACGCCCGTGAAAATGGCGCAGGCACGATGTTTGAACCTGAAGCTGCCTACGATGAAGATGCCAGCATCATGAATGATGAAGAGGCATCGGCAGACAACGAAACCGTTATGTCGGTTATTGATGGCGACAAGCCAGATCACGATGATGACACTCATCCTGACGATGAACCACCGCAGCCACCACGCGGTGGTCGACCGGCATTACGCGTTGTGAAGTAA
- the argR gene encoding transcriptional regulator ArgR — translation MRSSAKQEELVKAFKALLKEEKFSSQGEIVAALQEQGFDNINQSKVSRMLTKFGAVRTRNAKMEMVYCLPAELGVPTTSSPLKNLVLDIDYNDAVVVIHTSPGAAQLIARLLDSLGKAEGILGTIAGDDTIFTTPANGFTVKDLYEAILELFDQEL, via the coding sequence ATGCGAAGCTCGGCTAAGCAAGAAGAACTAGTTAAAGCATTTAAAGCATTACTTAAAGAAGAGAAATTTAGCTCCCAGGGCGAAATCGTCGCCGCGTTGCAGGAGCAAGGCTTTGACAATATTAATCAGTCTAAAGTCTCGCGGATGTTGACCAAGTTTGGTGCTGTACGTACACGCAATGCCAAAATGGAAATGGTTTACTGCCTGCCAGCTGAACTGGGTGTACCAACTACCTCCAGTCCATTGAAGAATCTGGTACTGGATATAGACTACAACGATGCAGTTGTCGTGATCCATACCAGCCCTGGCGCGGCGCAGTTAATTGCTCGCCTGCTGGACTCACTGGGCAAAGCAGAAGGTATTCTGGGCACCATCGCTGGCGATGACACCATCTTTACTACCCCTGCTAACGGTTTCACCGTCAAAGACCTGTACGAAGCGATTTTAGAGCTGTTCGACCAGGAGCTTTAA
- the degS gene encoding outer membrane-stress sensor serine endopeptidase DegS produces MFVKLLRSVAIGLIVGAILLVAMPSLRSLNPLSTPQFDSTDETPASYNLAVRRAAPAVVNVYNRGLNTNSHNQLEIRTLGSGVIMDQRGYIITNKHVINDADQIIVALQDGRVFEALLVGSDSLTDLAVLKINATGGLPTIPINARRVPHIGDVVLAIGNPYNLGQTITQGIISATGRIGLNPTGRQNFLQTDASINHGNSGGALVNSLGELMGINTLSFDKSNDGETPEGIGFAIPFQLATKIMDKLIRDGRVIRGYIGIGGREIAPLHAQGGGIDQLQGIVVNEVSPDGPAANAGIQVNDLIISVDNKPAISALETMDQVAEIRPGSVIPVVVMRDDKQLTLQVTIQEYPATN; encoded by the coding sequence ATGTTTGTGAAGCTCTTACGTTCCGTTGCGATTGGATTAATTGTCGGCGCTATTCTGCTGGTTGCCATGCCTTCGCTGCGCAGCCTTAACCCGCTTTCCACTCCGCAATTTGACAGTACCGATGAGACGCCTGCCAGCTATAATCTGGCGGTTCGCCGCGCCGCGCCAGCGGTGGTTAACGTTTACAACCGTGGTTTGAACACCAACTCTCACAACCAGCTTGAGATCCGCACCCTGGGATCCGGTGTAATCATGGATCAACGCGGTTATATCATCACCAATAAACACGTCATCAACGACGCCGATCAGATCATCGTCGCCTTACAAGATGGACGTGTATTTGAAGCATTGCTGGTGGGATCTGACTCTCTAACCGATCTGGCGGTACTTAAAATTAATGCCACTGGCGGTTTACCTACCATTCCAATCAATGCACGTCGCGTACCGCACATCGGCGATGTGGTACTGGCGATCGGTAACCCGTACAACCTCGGGCAGACCATTACCCAGGGGATTATTAGTGCCACGGGTCGAATCGGTCTTAATCCGACCGGGCGGCAAAACTTCCTGCAAACCGATGCTTCCATTAACCACGGTAACTCTGGCGGCGCGCTGGTGAACTCGCTGGGCGAACTGATGGGCATTAACACGCTGTCGTTTGATAAGAGTAACGATGGCGAAACGCCGGAAGGTATCGGCTTTGCGATTCCTTTCCAGTTAGCAACCAAAATTATGGATAAGCTGATCCGCGATGGTCGCGTGATCCGCGGCTACATTGGTATCGGCGGACGTGAGATCGCACCACTGCACGCGCAGGGCGGTGGTATAGATCAACTGCAAGGGATCGTGGTTAATGAAGTGTCACCTGACGGCCCGGCGGCGAATGCGGGTATTCAGGTCAATGATTTGATTATTTCGGTGGATAACAAACCGGCCATCTCTGCTCTGGAGACGATGGATCAGGTGGCGGAAATTCGCCCTGGCTCGGTGATCCCGGTTGTAGTGATGCGTGATGATAAGCAGTTAACGCTGCAGGTCACCATTCAGGAATATCCGGCAACCAATTAA
- the zapE gene encoding cell division protein ZapE gives MQSVTPTSQYLKALNEGSHQPDDVQKEAVSRLEIIYQELINSTPPAPRTSGLMARVGKLWGKREDTQHTPVRGLYMWGGVGRGKTWLMDLFYQSLPGERKQRLHFHRFMLRVHEELTALQGQTDPLEIIADRFKAETDVLCFDEFFVSDITDAMLLGGLMKALFARGITLVATSNIPPDELYRNGLQRARFLPAIDAIKQHCDVMNVDAGVDYRLRTLTQAHLWLSPLNDETRAQMDKLWLALAGVKRENSPTLEINHRPLATMGVENQTLAVSFTTLCVDARSQHDYIALSRLFHTVMLFDVPVMTRLMESEARRFIALVDEFYERHVKLVVSAEVPLYEIYQGDRLKFEFQRCLSRLQEMQSEEYLKREHLAG, from the coding sequence ATGCAAAGCGTTACCCCAACATCGCAATACCTGAAGGCGCTCAATGAAGGCAGCCATCAACCCGACGACGTTCAAAAAGAGGCCGTCAGCCGCCTGGAAATTATTTATCAGGAACTCATCAATAGCACGCCTCCAGCCCCCAGGACGAGTGGGCTAATGGCGCGGGTCGGTAAGCTGTGGGGTAAACGCGAAGACACACAGCATACGCCAGTGCGTGGCTTATATATGTGGGGCGGGGTCGGACGCGGGAAAACCTGGCTGATGGACCTTTTCTATCAAAGCCTGCCGGGAGAGCGGAAACAGCGTCTGCACTTTCACCGTTTTATGCTGCGGGTACATGAAGAGCTAACTGCTTTGCAGGGGCAGACCGATCCGCTGGAAATTATTGCCGATCGCTTTAAAGCAGAAACTGACGTGCTCTGTTTTGACGAATTTTTTGTTTCTGATATTACCGATGCCATGCTACTTGGCGGCCTGATGAAAGCCCTGTTCGCCCGCGGTATTACCCTGGTAGCGACGTCAAATATTCCGCCGGACGAACTTTATCGAAATGGCCTGCAACGTGCGCGTTTTTTGCCTGCAATCGATGCCATTAAACAGCATTGTGATGTAATGAACGTGGACGCCGGTGTTGATTATCGACTGCGTACGCTCACTCAGGCGCACCTGTGGCTTTCGCCACTCAACGATGAAACCCGGGCGCAAATGGATAAACTGTGGTTGGCGTTGGCGGGGGTGAAACGAGAAAATTCACCGACGTTAGAAATCAACCATCGGCCATTGGCGACAATGGGCGTCGAGAACCAGACGCTGGCGGTCTCTTTTACTACGCTGTGCGTCGACGCCCGCAGTCAGCATGACTATATTGCGCTCTCACGCCTCTTTCACACGGTCATGTTGTTTGATGTACCAGTTATGACGCGGTTGATGGAGAGCGAAGCGCGGCGCTTTATTGCGCTGGTGGATGAGTTTTACGAGCGCCATGTCAAATTAGTGGTGAGTGCAGAAGTGCCGCTGTATGAAATTTATCAGGGCGATCGGCTGAAGTTTGAGTTCCAGCGTTGCCTGTCACGTCTGCAAGAGATGCAAAGCGAAGAGTATCTGAAGCGCGAGCATTTAGCGGGTTAA